The sequence GGCGCAAGTCGGAGGACATCCGCTCCTCAGCGACAAGCGTGCCGCTCTGTTGGCCCACCTGGCCTACGTGGGGGAGTGGATCGGCCGGAGCCAGTTGGCCGGCCTCTTCTGGCCCGACATCCGTGAGTCTGAGGCGAGACGCAATCTGAGGCAGCTCCTGCTGCGGGCGCAGGCGCTCCCCTACGTCGAAGGCCTCGAGGTCGAACCCGAGCGCGTCCGCTGGGCCGCGGAGTCGGACGTCAAGGCTTTCCGGGATGCGGTAGTTGCCGGCGAGTGGGCGACAGCGCGGTGCGTCTACCGCGGCCCGTTGCTAGAGGGCCTCACTGTCCGTGGCGCCGGCGAGTTCGAGGAGTGGCTGGAACGTGAGCGGGAGGCCCTCCACCGCACCTACCGTCATGCCGTGATGCGGGAGGCGCGTCAGCACAGCGTGTCGGGCCGGTACGCCGAGGCGGTCGAACTGCTCGAACGCCTCCACGCCGAGGACGAACTGGCCGAGGACGTGCTGCAGGAGTACCTCCGCAACCTCCATCTGCTGGGCCGCAGGGAAACGGCGCTGGCGGTCTTCGAGAAGTTCCGCGGGCGGCTGGGCGAGGAGCTCGGCCTGGCGCCCCTCGAGGCGACGGCGTCACTCGCCAGTGCGATCAGGGGCGGAGGTCCCCCGGTGACGGTGAGCGAGGGCGGGCTGCGATCCTCCGAGACGGTCGAGCAGGAACCACCGCTGGTCGGCCGGTCGCGTGAACTGCAGGCCGTTCATCAGGCTGCCACCCCGTTCGTGCTCGTCAGAGGCGAGCCGGGCATCGGCAAGTCCCGCTTGCTTCGCGAGGCGTTGCCGCTCGCTGCCTGGCGTTACTGCCGCGAGGGTCTCCAGGGCACGCCCTATCAGCCGCTCGTCACGGTGCTCCGAGAGGCTGAGGGGCGGGTGGACGATGTGCTGACACTCCTCCTGACGGGGAGGGGCGCCGCCACCTCGGACCCGCAGATCGCCAAGGTGCGGCTGATGCAGGGGCTGGTGCGATTCGAGGCCCGAGCCTCGAACGTTGGGGTCGTCTACGACGATCTCCAGTGGGCGGACCCAGCCACGCTCGAGCTCCTGCTGCTGCTCGTCGAACAGGGCGTTCGGGTGTACGGCACCTGCCGGCGGGGGGAGGAATCTGAGGAACTGCTCTCCACCCTGGCCGTGCTCAGGCGCCGCGGCGAGAGCAGCGAGATAGAACTGGGCCCGCTGCCGCTGGAGGCACTCGCCGAACTCGTCGTGGGCACCGACTCCCCGCGTGCCCTGGCGGCGGCCGCCGGCGGCAATCCGATGTTCGCTCTCGAGCTGAAGCGAGCCGGTTGGACGGGCCCAGGGAGCGAGGAGGTTCCGCGCGCCATCACCGAAGTGATCGATGCCCGGATCAGTCGACTCTCCACCCACGCTCGCCGGGTCGTTCAGGCCGCGGCCGTTCTGGGCGGCGGCTTCGGTGTCGAATCGCTCGCTC comes from Trueperaceae bacterium and encodes:
- a CDS encoding AAA family ATPase, producing MARGVNLLGRAQVGGHPLLSDKRAALLAHLAYVGEWIGRSQLAGLFWPDIRESEARRNLRQLLLRAQALPYVEGLEVEPERVRWAAESDVKAFRDAVVAGEWATARCVYRGPLLEGLTVRGAGEFEEWLEREREALHRTYRHAVMREARQHSVSGRYAEAVELLERLHAEDELAEDVLQEYLRNLHLLGRRETALAVFEKFRGRLGEELGLAPLEATASLASAIRGGGPPVTVSEGGLRSSETVEQEPPLVGRSRELQAVHQAATPFVLVRGEPGIGKSRLLREALPLAAWRYCREGLQGTPYQPLVTVLREAEGRVDDVLTLLLTGRGAATSDPQIAKVRLMQGLVRFEARASNVGVVYDDLQWADPATLELLLLLVEQGVRVYGTCRRGEESEELLSTLAVLRRRGESSEIELGPLPLEALAELVVGTDSPRALAAAAGGNPMFALELKRAGWTGPGSEEVPRAITEVIDARISRLSTHARRVVQAAAVLGGGFGVESLARVCELPHWDALEAYEEAEQAGVLEEGTFHHDLIRQTVYQGLSAQKRRLLHGRAAAFASEKAEPQEVAEHWYRAGEHERAAEKWLAAAVRLRSRGLHHSAVPTLRRASQLLPAGRLRLNLEVELARLLVEASLLEEASEVIQPLLAATLPPPAKLSLLVSEALRRIYVGGQLDAAAQLLDQAQALEREVADRAQSFRLWRVRTSALYFRGRYQAGLEAAQEALATWQGSEDGEELFFAHYQLALFLDALGRHREALPHHLEALALSRRLEAEHLEVESATSLLVCFRRLGEPERGVAVAEEALAKAGYLASDWLRNNLADAYLALGRAEDAVRLSREIIERGDPNFSAICWARLGEIALLGGGKPEPEFDLALQHLHDCDVPAVQVLALIPLLNHASGAELSRALDAASRVRIGAAPVHVEERFGAALTAARERASRGEGVRQA